In Burkholderia sp. WP9, a genomic segment contains:
- a CDS encoding cadmium resistance transporter: MFSLALLAVAGYTATNIDNLFVLLAFLAEAGSERRRVIAGQYAGSLVLIVGSILLAGLLKHLPAGYVGLLGILPIGVGFAKAWERFGPGNAQEDEAVRADGQSTASRGSSWWVVACVAIANGSDNLAVYVPLYASHSHNEGAFISLVFIVMIGLWCAGAVWLVKHPLLGAPIRRYGTALLPLILVIIGGSVIAQNDTLRIMFGVWAKLH; encoded by the coding sequence ATGTTCAGCCTTGCCCTGCTCGCCGTCGCGGGTTACACCGCCACCAACATCGACAACCTATTCGTGCTGCTCGCGTTCCTGGCGGAAGCCGGCAGCGAGCGGCGGCGCGTGATCGCCGGGCAGTATGCCGGTTCGCTGGTCTTGATCGTGGGGTCGATACTGCTCGCCGGATTGCTAAAGCACTTGCCGGCTGGATATGTCGGTTTGCTCGGCATTCTGCCGATTGGCGTGGGGTTCGCCAAAGCGTGGGAGCGCTTTGGCCCCGGTAACGCGCAGGAGGATGAGGCGGTACGTGCCGACGGCCAGTCGACCGCATCGCGCGGCTCATCCTGGTGGGTGGTAGCCTGCGTAGCCATCGCCAACGGTTCCGACAACCTCGCCGTCTATGTGCCGTTGTATGCCAGTCACTCACACAACGAGGGCGCGTTCATCTCGCTGGTCTTTATCGTGATGATCGGACTCTGGTGCGCCGGCGCGGTGTGGCTCGTGAAACATCCATTGCTCGGTGCGCCAATCCGTCGCTACGGCACCGCGCTCTTACCGCTGATCCTGGTGATCATCGGCGGCTCGGTGATCGCGCAAAACGATACGCTGCGGATCATGTTCGGAGTCTGGGCAAAGCTTCATTGA